In a genomic window of Rhinoderma darwinii isolate aRhiDar2 chromosome 10, aRhiDar2.hap1, whole genome shotgun sequence:
- the LRRC38 gene encoding leucine-rich repeat-containing protein 38 → MLPCFHFCLSPLFCFCCLLILPLGFLCPSVCICLDYHTIDCRDQGLLSLPDLFPLDIRKLLAANNHIQSIPADLFLFYADLVYLDLRNNSLTSLEEGTFSSSTRLVFLDLSYNNLTQLDAGIFKSVEKLIKLSLGNNNLSEVHEDAFENLESLQVLELNDNNLQSLSVSTLESLPSLRTIRLEGNPWACDCEFANLFFWIDENSNKLQKGVEEIQCTLEDRKVFLHELSDISFSECKFTLSLTDFLIIIFSGVAVSIAAIFSSFFLATTVHCFQKCAPSKDEDDDDDDD, encoded by the exons ATGCTGCCATGCTTCCATTTCTGCCTTTCACCTCTTTTTTGCTTTTGCTGTTTGCTCATTTTACCTCTAGGTTTTCTTTGCCCTTCCGTTTGTATATGTTTGGACTATCACACAATAGATTGCAGGGACCAAGGACTTCTAAGCCTCCCCGACCTCTTTCCTTTGGATATAAGAAAACTCCTCGCAGCCAACAACCACATACAATCCATCCCGGcagatctttttttgttttatgcagATCTGGTCTACCTGGATCTCAGGAACAACTCGTTGACCTCACTCGAAGAGGGCACCTTCAGCAGTTCCACCAGACTGGTGTTCCTGGATTTAAGTTACAATAATCTGACGCAGCTGGATGCTGGGATTTTTAAATCGGTGGAGAAGCTGATAAAGTTGAGCCTGGGGAATAACAATCTTTCGGAGGTGCATGAAGATGCCTTTGAGAACTTGGAGTCTCTTCAAGTTTTGGAACTGAATGATAATAACTTACAAAGTTTAAGTGTCAGTACACTAGAATCCTTGCCATCGCTTCGGACTATCCGCTTGGAGGGGAACCCCTGGGCATGTGACTGTGAGTTTGCCAACCTCTTTTTTTGGATTGATGAAAATTCTAATAAACTACAAAAAG GTGTAGAAGAAATTCAGTGCACATTAGAGGACAGGAAAGTCTTCCTTCATGAGCTGTCAGACATCAGCTTCAGCGAATGCAAGTTCACCTTATCACTGAcagattttttaattattatattttctggagttgctGTATCCATTGCTGCCATTTTTTCAAGCTTCTTCCTGGCTACCACTGTGCACTGTTTCCAAAAATGTGCCCCAAGCAAGGAtgaagatgatgatgacgacgatgACTAA